A window of Streptomyces sp. SAI-127 contains these coding sequences:
- a CDS encoding helix-turn-helix domain-containing protein — translation MYTERASRLAGAVIWTGDGAGRVLPDGCMDLLWNEGRLLVAGPDTRAYVTGGAPSDWAGVRFYPGTAPAFLGVPAHELRDRRVELADLWPAPEVRRLRSRIEKAPDAATALEEIALERATPPDPVLHALVTALDAGRPVAATADELALGARQLHRRSLAAFGYGPKTLARILRLRRALVLAGAGVPFAETAVRSGFADQAHLARDVKELAGVPLGRLLAVG, via the coding sequence GTGTACACGGAACGGGCGTCCCGGCTTGCCGGTGCCGTCATCTGGACCGGTGACGGGGCCGGACGTGTGCTGCCCGACGGGTGCATGGATCTGCTCTGGAACGAAGGACGGCTGCTCGTCGCCGGGCCCGACACACGTGCGTACGTCACCGGCGGCGCCCCGAGCGACTGGGCGGGCGTGCGCTTCTACCCGGGGACCGCGCCCGCCTTCCTGGGTGTGCCCGCCCATGAACTGCGCGACCGCCGCGTCGAGTTGGCCGATCTCTGGCCGGCTCCAGAGGTACGGCGGCTGCGGAGCCGTATCGAGAAGGCCCCCGACGCCGCCACGGCGCTCGAAGAGATCGCCCTGGAGCGTGCCACCCCTCCTGACCCCGTTCTGCACGCCCTCGTGACCGCGCTCGACGCGGGCCGCCCGGTCGCCGCGACGGCGGACGAACTCGCCCTGGGAGCACGGCAGTTGCACCGGAGGTCGCTTGCGGCCTTCGGGTACGGGCCGAAGACGCTGGCCCGGATTCTGCGGCTGCGGCGGGCTCTCGTGCTGGCCGGGGCCGGGGTGCCGTTCGCGGAGACGGCGGTGCGGAGCGGGTTCGCGGACCAGGCGCATCTCGCGCGGGACGTGAAGGAGTTGGCGGGCGTGCCGCTCGGGCGGCTACTCGCCGTCGGCTAG
- a CDS encoding sugar ABC transporter permease, with protein MIRSLRWKGAAFTVPFQLGFVFLYLLPIGYAVYQSLYRSQSSGLGLGGTTDEFSGLDNYQQGLTDSAFMGSVLRVVLFACVQIPIMLLVSLVLALFLDALSSRMAGRFRILLLVPYMIPGVVAAIVWLNLYSPDVGPLTPLGEIFGFSWNFFAPSMVWPSIGNLLTWHGIGYNMVIIYSALQGVPRDLFEAARLDGASELRIARSIKIPFVRGALVLTGMLSIIQMLQIFNEPALFRNVTPQTVSDSFTPIMIIYNQAFNAGNYHYAAALSVLLALILGVASFLFYRFTSKETD; from the coding sequence ATGATTCGCTCCCTGCGCTGGAAGGGTGCCGCCTTCACGGTGCCCTTCCAGCTCGGCTTCGTCTTCCTGTACCTGCTGCCGATCGGGTACGCCGTCTACCAGTCGCTGTACCGGTCGCAGTCCTCCGGGCTGGGGCTCGGTGGCACGACCGACGAGTTCTCCGGTCTGGACAACTACCAACAGGGGCTGACCGACTCGGCGTTCATGGGCTCCGTGCTGCGGGTGGTGCTGTTCGCCTGCGTGCAGATCCCGATCATGCTGCTGGTCAGTCTCGTCCTCGCCCTGTTCCTGGACGCGCTCAGCTCCCGGATGGCCGGCCGGTTCCGGATTCTGCTGCTGGTGCCGTACATGATCCCGGGTGTGGTCGCCGCGATCGTGTGGCTGAACCTCTACAGCCCGGACGTCGGCCCGCTCACCCCGCTCGGCGAGATCTTCGGGTTCTCCTGGAACTTCTTCGCGCCCTCGATGGTGTGGCCGTCCATCGGCAACCTGCTGACCTGGCACGGCATCGGCTACAACATGGTCATCATCTACTCGGCGCTCCAGGGCGTGCCCCGCGACCTGTTCGAGGCGGCGCGGCTCGACGGGGCCTCCGAGCTGCGGATCGCCCGCAGCATCAAGATCCCGTTCGTGCGGGGGGCGTTGGTGCTGACGGGGATGCTCTCCATCATCCAGATGCTCCAGATCTTCAACGAGCCCGCGCTCTTCCGGAACGTCACCCCGCAGACGGTCAGCGACTCCTTCACCCCGATCATGATCATCTACAACCAGGCGTTCAACGCCGGCAACTACCACTACGCGGCGGCCCTTTCGGTGCTGCTCGCCCTGATCCTCGGCGTCGCCTCCTTCCTGTTCTACCGGTTCACCTCGAAGGAGACCGACTGA
- a CDS encoding carbohydrate ABC transporter permease codes for MTLIEEPTKTRPVRRLTEPDPAARSRGGQRFLLVGLSLASVYSLFPVWWLIVASTKDRTGLYQSNGLWFSGWHLWDNLHQLFTYEHGIFLRWTANSFLYAGVGSLGGTLLALATGYGLARFDFPGRNLVFACVVGSFLIPIALLTLPLYLLFSEIGLVDTPWAMLIPCLINPFSVYLAKVYTEATIPFELLEAARIDGAGELRIFFSIVLRMMTTGGATVFLLAFVNTWNAFFLPLTVLRGENNWTLNIGLYNWSGKRLESGVDLTSLVLTGALLSIVPMAIMMVAMRRYWRSGVTLGALK; via the coding sequence ATGACCCTCATCGAGGAACCCACGAAGACCCGGCCCGTCCGCCGTCTCACCGAGCCCGATCCGGCGGCCCGTTCGCGCGGCGGGCAGCGGTTCCTGCTCGTCGGGCTGTCCCTCGCGAGCGTCTACAGCCTCTTCCCTGTGTGGTGGCTGATCGTCGCCTCCACCAAGGACCGCACCGGGCTCTACCAGTCCAACGGACTGTGGTTCTCCGGCTGGCATCTGTGGGACAACCTGCATCAGCTGTTCACCTACGAGCACGGCATCTTCCTGCGCTGGACGGCGAATTCCTTCCTCTACGCCGGTGTCGGCTCGCTGGGTGGCACGTTGCTGGCGCTGGCAACCGGTTACGGCCTCGCGCGCTTCGACTTCCCGGGCCGCAACCTCGTCTTCGCGTGCGTGGTCGGTTCCTTCCTGATCCCGATCGCGCTGCTCACACTGCCGCTGTACCTGCTGTTCTCGGAGATCGGCCTGGTGGACACGCCCTGGGCGATGCTGATCCCCTGTCTGATCAACCCGTTCAGCGTGTACCTCGCCAAGGTGTACACGGAGGCCACGATCCCCTTCGAGCTCCTGGAGGCGGCTCGTATCGACGGCGCCGGAGAGCTCAGGATCTTCTTCAGCATCGTGCTGCGGATGATGACCACGGGTGGCGCGACGGTGTTCCTGCTGGCCTTCGTGAACACCTGGAACGCCTTCTTCCTGCCGCTGACCGTGCTGCGCGGCGAGAACAACTGGACGCTCAACATCGGTCTCTACAACTGGTCCGGCAAACGTCTGGAGTCCGGCGTCGACCTCACCAGTCTGGTCCTCACCGGCGCCCTGCTGTCCATCGTCCCGATGGCGATCATGATGGTCGCGATGCGCCGCTACTGGCGTTCCGGAGTCACCCTCGGAGCCCTCAAGTGA
- a CDS encoding LacI family DNA-binding transcriptional regulator: MVRTGSASVAAGPTLAVVAREAGVSVPTASKVVNGREDVAPETRRRVTEALDRLGYVRRPRFDAAKASGLVDLVVHSLETSWSGAVLHGVEAAAHDAGLEVVVSAGPNRTRAGRPERGWLDKLTARGSSGVLFNLAELTSSQYGWLDQHRIPYVLIDPVLEPPPGVVSVGAANWQGGVTATEHLLALGHERIGVVAGHQRKVCSSARVAGYRSALAAAGIRQRPEYVRHAGFDESAAHRRTLELLDLPEPPTAVFACSDRMALGVYEALAERGLRVPDDISVVGFDDLPEARWTTPALTTVRQPLSEMAATALRLLVRMMEGDRPESTRTELSTRLVERASTAPPAG, encoded by the coding sequence ATGGTCCGCACGGGGAGTGCGAGCGTGGCGGCCGGTCCCACGCTGGCGGTCGTGGCCCGGGAGGCGGGCGTGTCGGTACCGACCGCCTCCAAGGTGGTCAACGGGCGGGAGGACGTGGCCCCCGAGACCCGCCGCCGGGTCACCGAGGCGCTGGACCGGCTCGGCTACGTCCGCAGACCGAGGTTCGACGCGGCGAAGGCGTCGGGACTGGTCGACCTGGTCGTGCACTCGCTGGAGACCTCCTGGTCGGGTGCGGTGCTGCACGGGGTGGAGGCGGCCGCCCACGACGCGGGTCTCGAGGTGGTCGTCTCGGCCGGGCCGAACCGCACCCGGGCCGGGCGCCCGGAGCGCGGCTGGCTGGACAAACTCACCGCGCGCGGTTCCTCCGGGGTGCTGTTCAACCTGGCCGAGCTGACGTCGTCGCAGTACGGCTGGCTGGACCAGCACCGCATCCCGTACGTCCTGATCGACCCGGTCCTGGAGCCGCCGCCGGGCGTCGTCTCGGTGGGCGCGGCCAACTGGCAGGGCGGGGTCACTGCGACCGAGCACCTGCTGGCGCTGGGGCACGAACGCATCGGGGTCGTCGCCGGCCACCAGCGCAAGGTGTGCAGCAGCGCGCGCGTGGCGGGCTACCGTTCCGCGCTCGCTGCGGCGGGGATACGGCAGCGGCCCGAGTACGTCCGCCACGCAGGCTTCGACGAGAGCGCGGCCCACCGCCGCACGCTGGAACTCCTGGACCTGCCCGAACCGCCCACCGCGGTCTTCGCCTGCTCCGACCGCATGGCCCTCGGCGTGTACGAGGCCCTGGCCGAACGGGGCCTGCGCGTGCCGGACGACATCAGCGTCGTGGGCTTCGACGACCTGCCGGAGGCCCGCTGGACCACCCCGGCCCTCACCACGGTCCGCCAACCGCTGTCAGAGATGGCGGCAACCGCTCTGCGCCTGCTGGTCCGCATGATGGAGGGCGACCGCCCGGAGAGCACCCGGACCGAGTTGTCGACGCGGTTGGTGGAGCGGGCGAGCACGGCCCCGCCGGCCGGCTGA
- a CDS encoding helix-turn-helix transcriptional regulator — MTRWRPLPESLPREARHLVEQLRHLKDRTDLSLAELARRTAYSKSSWQRYLSGAKQPPRGAVEALCRVAGADQARLLALWDLAAPVWPYGTVVAVVATEGAVPTGPGLEYRRWRTAALAAFAVIVMLVAGVLWAWPSRGG; from the coding sequence ATGACGCGCTGGCGGCCGCTGCCGGAGTCACTTCCGAGGGAGGCGCGGCATCTCGTCGAGCAGCTGCGCCACCTCAAGGACCGTACGGATCTGAGCCTCGCCGAGCTGGCGCGGCGCACCGCGTACAGCAAGTCGTCCTGGCAGCGGTATCTCAGCGGGGCCAAGCAGCCGCCGCGCGGGGCGGTGGAGGCGCTGTGCCGGGTGGCGGGCGCGGATCAGGCGCGGCTGCTGGCGCTGTGGGACCTGGCCGCCCCGGTCTGGCCGTACGGCACGGTGGTGGCCGTCGTGGCGACCGAGGGGGCGGTGCCGACGGGGCCCGGCCTCGAGTACCGGCGATGGCGTACGGCGGCGCTGGCCGCGTTCGCCGTCATCGTGATGCTGGTGGCGGGGGTGCTGTGGGCGTGGCCGTCGAGGGGCGGGTGA
- a CDS encoding VOC family protein: MTPRFDAIGLVASDMAASVAFYRRLGFPFPEGSQTQPHAEAELPGGVRLMLDTEETVRSFHPAWRAPAGGSRTALALRCDSPAEVDAVYEELVGEGFHGELKPWNAEWGQRYASLHDPDGNGVDLYAPLADGE, encoded by the coding sequence ATGACTCCACGATTCGATGCCATCGGTCTGGTGGCCTCCGACATGGCCGCCTCCGTCGCCTTCTACCGTCGGCTCGGGTTTCCGTTCCCCGAAGGGTCGCAGACGCAGCCGCACGCGGAGGCCGAACTTCCGGGCGGTGTGCGGCTGATGCTCGACACCGAGGAGACGGTCCGCTCCTTCCACCCGGCGTGGCGGGCACCGGCCGGCGGCAGCCGCACCGCGCTGGCGCTGCGGTGCGACAGCCCGGCCGAGGTCGACGCCGTGTACGAGGAGCTGGTGGGCGAGGGGTTCCACGGTGAGCTCAAGCCGTGGAACGCCGAGTGGGGGCAGCGGTACGCCTCGCTGCACGACCCCGACGGCAACGGCGTCGACCTGTACGCCCCGCTAGCCGACGGCGAGTAG
- a CDS encoding AraC family transcriptional regulator: MDALAGLLEGPRARGAFMIRACFDPPWAVRVEDRAPLTVMLVVRGDAWIVPDSGERIRLGPGDLAIARGPDPYTCADDPGTAPQVLILPGAECSYPDGRALNGSMDLGVRTWGDRPDGGTVVLIGTYLMEGEISNRLLDALPPLLSLTTDVWECPLTPLLMEEIVRDEPGQEVVLDRMLDLLVIAALRAWFSRPEAEAPAWYAALADPVVGRVLRLVQDDPAHPWTVASLAAKAGVSRAALARRFTELVGEPVMTYLTGWRLALAADLLRGSSSTLEAIARQVGYGSAFALSSAFKRGYGVSPQEFRVRAGGG, from the coding sequence ATGGACGCTCTGGCAGGCCTGCTGGAAGGACCGCGGGCGCGTGGCGCCTTCATGATCCGTGCGTGTTTCGACCCGCCGTGGGCGGTGCGGGTGGAGGACCGGGCGCCGTTGACGGTCATGCTGGTGGTCCGTGGCGACGCCTGGATCGTGCCCGACTCGGGCGAGCGGATCCGGCTCGGCCCCGGCGACCTCGCCATCGCCCGCGGCCCCGACCCCTACACCTGCGCCGACGACCCCGGTACGGCTCCGCAGGTGCTGATCCTGCCCGGCGCGGAGTGCAGCTACCCCGACGGGCGGGCCCTGAACGGCTCCATGGACCTCGGGGTGCGCACCTGGGGCGACCGGCCCGACGGCGGGACGGTGGTCCTCATCGGGACGTATCTGATGGAGGGCGAGATCAGCAACCGTCTCCTGGACGCGCTGCCGCCGCTGCTGTCGCTCACCACCGACGTGTGGGAGTGCCCGCTGACCCCGCTCCTCATGGAGGAGATCGTGCGCGACGAGCCGGGGCAGGAGGTCGTCCTGGACCGGATGCTGGACCTGCTGGTCATCGCGGCGCTCCGGGCCTGGTTCTCCCGGCCCGAGGCGGAGGCACCCGCCTGGTACGCGGCGCTGGCCGATCCTGTCGTGGGGCGGGTGCTGCGGCTGGTGCAGGACGATCCCGCGCATCCCTGGACGGTGGCGTCCCTGGCGGCCAAGGCCGGAGTCTCGCGGGCCGCGCTCGCTCGGCGCTTCACCGAGCTGGTGGGCGAGCCGGTGATGACGTATCTGACCGGATGGCGGCTGGCGTTGGCGGCGGATCTGCTGCGGGGGAGTTCCTCGACGCTCGAGGCGATCGCCCGACAGGTCGGGTACGGAAGCGCCTTTGCGCTGTCCAGCGCGTTCAAGAGGGGGTACGGGGTCAGTCCGCAGGAGTTTCGGGTGCGGGCCGGTGGGGGCTGA
- a CDS encoding family 43 glycosylhydrolase produces MTLLHNPVIRGFAPDPSMVRVGDWYYVATSSFEWFPTIPLHRSRDLAHWEYAGHVEGAVPGDSLAGVPDSGGIWAPSLSWDGERFWVVYSIVRSVGTPYFDTDTYVSTAAFSTATEAVGAWTAPRRIASHGFDPALFHDDEGRLWLLNLQNDHRPGGRRFAGIVLTELDRQTLAPVGDTHLLLQHERLVEGPKLVRKDGWYYLVLAEGGTGFEHGVLVARSREITGPYELDDRPLLTSRDDPSLPLQKAGHGELVHLPDGSWVLSHLTARPLNTPNGPRCPLGRETAIQALTWDTEGWPRLRHGGPHPSIEVDVSTHPRVEGEAAAPAPPGPENETAAPAHPGPEVRISTRTSLGPPAQTGAPAIRTAVPTHPRPPAQIATPAQPRPAIDAAPPTHPRPQPHPGTPIHPGPQTQPGTPPQPHPAVQTAVPTHPRSSRQPALSGGPLGWPWSTLRAAPDPSWVDAAARPGWIRLRGRHGPESWWAHSLLAQRITEHRAEAEVTVEARPTTFTQAAGLVLWYNTESYLALDLTWAEPEGEEQRGQQWQGGGGRTVLSLVERDEGGTRQVAVVDVHTESAFTLGVTVEDGVARFWSLGADGVRTPVGPELDFTRLSDDHGSKLRFTGAMAGIHAVDLVSAAFTADFTGFRLSCG; encoded by the coding sequence GTGACCCTGCTGCACAACCCGGTGATCCGCGGCTTCGCCCCCGACCCGTCGATGGTCCGCGTCGGCGACTGGTACTACGTGGCGACGAGTTCCTTCGAGTGGTTCCCGACGATCCCGCTGCACCGCTCGCGCGACCTCGCGCACTGGGAGTACGCGGGCCATGTCGAGGGCGCCGTCCCGGGCGACTCCCTCGCGGGCGTCCCGGATTCGGGCGGCATCTGGGCACCCTCCCTGAGCTGGGACGGCGAGCGGTTCTGGGTGGTCTATTCGATCGTCCGCTCGGTCGGAACGCCGTACTTCGACACGGACACGTATGTCTCTACGGCGGCTTTCTCCACGGCGACGGAGGCGGTCGGCGCGTGGACGGCACCGCGGCGGATCGCGAGCCATGGATTCGACCCCGCGCTCTTCCACGACGACGAGGGCCGGCTGTGGCTGCTCAATCTCCAGAACGACCACCGCCCCGGCGGCCGGCGCTTCGCGGGGATCGTGCTGACCGAGCTGGACCGGCAGACGCTGGCGCCCGTCGGTGACACGCACCTGCTGCTCCAGCACGAACGGCTCGTCGAGGGGCCGAAGTTGGTCCGCAAGGACGGCTGGTATTACCTCGTCCTCGCCGAGGGCGGCACGGGTTTCGAGCACGGGGTACTGGTGGCCCGCAGCCGGGAGATCACCGGCCCGTACGAGCTGGACGACCGGCCGCTGCTGACGTCCCGGGACGACCCTTCGCTGCCCTTGCAGAAGGCCGGACACGGCGAACTGGTCCACCTTCCCGACGGAAGCTGGGTACTGAGTCACCTCACGGCCCGCCCCCTGAACACGCCGAACGGCCCACGCTGCCCACTCGGCCGCGAGACGGCCATCCAGGCGCTGACCTGGGACACAGAGGGCTGGCCGAGGCTGCGGCACGGGGGTCCGCATCCTTCGATCGAGGTCGACGTATCGACCCACCCACGGGTGGAGGGCGAGGCCGCTGCCCCGGCGCCCCCAGGGCCAGAGAACGAGACCGCCGCCCCGGCCCATCCGGGCCCAGAGGTCCGGATCAGCACACGGACGTCCCTGGGGCCGCCGGCTCAGACCGGCGCACCGGCAATCCGGACCGCCGTACCGACGCACCCGCGGCCCCCGGCCCAGATCGCCACACCAGCCCAACCACGTCCGGCAATCGACGCCGCCCCACCAACACACCCACGACCGCAGCCCCACCCCGGCACACCAATACACCCCGGACCCCAGACTCAGCCCGGCACCCCGCCGCAACCGCACCCGGCAGTCCAGACCGCCGTACCAACCCACCCGCGGTCGTCCAGGCAACCCGCGCTCTCGGGTGGTCCGTTGGGCTGGCCCTGGAGCACTCTGCGGGCCGCGCCCGATCCCTCCTGGGTGGACGCCGCCGCCCGGCCTGGCTGGATCCGGCTGCGTGGGCGGCACGGGCCCGAGTCGTGGTGGGCGCACAGCCTGCTGGCCCAGCGGATCACCGAGCACCGGGCGGAGGCCGAGGTCACCGTGGAGGCCCGGCCGACCACGTTCACCCAGGCCGCCGGTCTGGTGCTCTGGTACAACACCGAGTCCTATCTGGCCCTCGACCTGACCTGGGCGGAGCCCGAGGGCGAGGAGCAGCGCGGCCAGCAGTGGCAAGGCGGCGGCGGACGGACCGTGCTCAGCCTGGTGGAGCGGGACGAGGGCGGCACCCGGCAGGTGGCCGTGGTCGACGTCCACACGGAAAGCGCCTTCACGCTCGGCGTGACCGTGGAGGATGGGGTGGCTCGTTTCTGGTCCCTGGGCGCCGACGGCGTACGGACACCCGTCGGCCCGGAACTGGACTTCACCCGCCTCTCCGACGACCACGGATCCAAGCTCCGGTTCACGGGCGCGATGGCCGGAATCCACGCTGTGGACCTGGTCAGCGCGGCCTTCACGGCCGACTTCACCGGGTTCCGCCTGAGCTGCGGGTAG
- a CDS encoding peptidoglycan-binding domain-containing protein, with product MSMRKRAVAMVMAALLGAGTLGLAVAPTASAASYHGIDGNGVVSDDWQDEENLGVDDHADSNATALWQSVLYADGAKWQDEDGDWHNYSKSQIDGSFGPETESATQWWQERYGLTDNDGVVTDQTWEFAQQWLHGPVSGGGVRYDGDKRDVDFKRVSGKYRVKLKGTGPWRIAYYEQVG from the coding sequence ATGAGCATGCGCAAGCGGGCCGTCGCGATGGTGATGGCAGCGTTGCTGGGCGCCGGAACCCTCGGCCTCGCCGTGGCGCCGACGGCCAGTGCGGCCTCGTACCACGGCATCGACGGCAACGGTGTGGTCAGCGACGACTGGCAGGACGAGGAGAACCTGGGCGTCGACGACCACGCCGACAGCAACGCCACGGCCCTGTGGCAGTCCGTCCTGTACGCGGACGGCGCCAAGTGGCAGGACGAGGACGGGGACTGGCACAACTACTCCAAGAGCCAGATCGACGGCTCGTTCGGCCCGGAGACCGAGTCGGCCACGCAGTGGTGGCAGGAGCGCTACGGCCTCACCGACAACGACGGCGTGGTCACCGACCAGACCTGGGAGTTCGCCCAGCAGTGGCTCCACGGCCCGGTCTCGGGCGGCGGCGTCCGCTACGACGGCGACAAGCGGGACGTCGACTTCAAGCGGGTCAGCGGCAAGTACCGCGTGAAGCTCAAGGGCACCGGCCCCTGGCGGATCGCGTACTACGAGCAGGTGGGCTGA